Genomic window (Actinomycetota bacterium):
GCGGCGCTCTGGGCGGCGGCCGGTCGGCCGGCTGCTTTGGTGGTGCTCCCGTTCGAGCAGGCTGCCGCGACCACCGCGGTCACCGCCGCCAGCGCAACAAGCACGAGTGAGGAGCGACGGGCCGGGTGCGGAGCGCGTTTGGTGTTCGATCCCGAAATCATGCGTGGGAGGCCTCTCTCGCATCGTTGTCGTGTGTGTGTCGCGGAGAGATAGGCCTGCCGGTTACACCGGCTCGTTCAGGTCGCCGTCACACCTCTCGTGGGAGGAAGGCCTCGACCTGGCCTTCGCGGCTGCGCACCTGGATCTTGGGCAGCGCGGCCGGCCGCGTCGCGAGCTGGCTGAACATCAGCTCGCCGTCGACGCCGAACGCCGTGCGGTGGCACGGGCAGTCGAGCCGCCCGGCCGCCTGGTTGAGTTGCAGCAGGCAGCCCTGGTGGGTGCAGGCGCCCGACACCGCCGAAAGCGTCCCGTCGCGCTCGGTCACAAACCCCACGGTCGACGCGGTCGCGAACCGCTTGACTTGCCCGCCGGCCACGTCGCCGGCGCTCGCCACCGGCACCCATTGGCCGCTCTCCGGAACGATCTCGCCGGTTGCTGCCGGACTGGGCCGCGAGTTGGAGTTGAGGTTGCTCTCGACGACGGCGCCGACCACGCCCGCCGCGACCGCCCCGGCCGCCCCGGCCAGAACCGCTCGGCGTGGGAAACGCGACGGCGACATGTCAGCCGCTTCCGACGAGGCGGCCGCGAGGCGGCGCCGCAGGCCGGTCACGAACTCCTCCTCCGGCTGGTCGGCGCCGGGGCGGGCGGCGCGCAACTCGATCGCGGCCCGCAAGGCCTCTACCTCGTCGGGCTCGAGCCGGCCCGACGGCAGCGGATCGCCGGCGAGCAGCGCCTCCACCATGCGGTCGAGGTCCCGGCGTCGATTTCTCATGACCCCTCCACCGGAGCCTGGGCAGCCAGACGCAGGGCGCGGTGCTGGAGGACCTTGGCGTTCCCGACCGTCACATCCATCTCCCTGGCCGCTTCCTTGAGCGACATGGCGCGCAAGAACCGCAACTCCAGGATCTGGCGGTAGCGCTCGGGAAGCGAGCCGAGCACACGCCGGGCGCGCTCGGGGGCCTGGCTGGGCCGGTCCGGCTGGTCGAGCCCGGGCAGCTCGGCATCGGGGTCGATCGTGGTGACCTCGACACCGAGGCGGCGCCGCCAGTAGCCCGCCAGAACCGTTCGGGCCGTCGCGAAGAGATACGCCCGCACCTCACCGCGGGACGCGGAAAGGCGCAGCGGGCCGAGGGCGGCCACGAACACCTCAGCGGTGAGATCCTCCGAGTCAGAACGGTTGCCGACCTTGGAGTACATCAGCCGGTAGATGCGGGTGACGTTGTCGAGATAGATCGCGTCCCAGTCGGCATAGACGTCTTCGCCCACCACCCGCAATCGTGGCTGGCCGCGCTGAGCAGCGTCGGTCGCCTCCGGCGCGGGGCGGTT
Coding sequences:
- a CDS encoding Rieske (2Fe-2S) protein, whose amino-acid sequence is MRNRRRDLDRMVEALLAGDPLPSGRLEPDEVEALRAAIELRAARPGADQPEEEFVTGLRRRLAAASSEAADMSPSRFPRRAVLAGAAGAVAAGVVGAVVESNLNSNSRPSPAATGEIVPESGQWVPVASAGDVAGGQVKRFATASTVGFVTERDGTLSAVSGACTHQGCLLQLNQAAGRLDCPCHRTAFGVDGELMFSQLATRPAALPKIQVRSREGQVEAFLPREV
- a CDS encoding RNA polymerase sigma factor, with the protein product MVGEDVYADWDAIYLDNVTRIYRLMYSKVGNRSDSEDLTAEVFVAALGPLRLSASRGEVRAYLFATARTVLAGYWRRRLGVEVTTIDPDAELPGLDQPDRPSQAPERARRVLGSLPERYRQILELRFLRAMSLKEAAREMDVTVGNAKVLQHRALRLAAQAPVEGS